The following proteins come from a genomic window of Polaribacter dokdonensis:
- the leuB gene encoding 3-isopropylmalate dehydrogenase, whose amino-acid sequence MKFNIAVIPGDGVGPEVVEQAKKALDAVAEAYNHIFIYKEAQLGANAIDATGGPLPKETIEICKSADAILFGAVGDPKYDNDPSAKIRPEQGLLNLRRELDLYCNVRPVKAYDNLISNSPLKREVIKNSDFVIYRELTGGIYFGEKTLSEDKQTAHDVSSYTVKEISRVTHLAFQAAQKRKKKLTLVDKANVLETSRLWRKTVSEIAKEYKDVELEYLFVDNAAMKMILNPTHFDVILTENLFGDMISDVASSLCGSIGLLASSSIGAENGLFEPIHGSYSQAKGKDIANPLASILSAAMLLQYLGLHEEADAIERAVDKSLALGITTQDIKRKMQKSTTTSKVGDFVADYITNQDDSNMNFRNIHMGQSTII is encoded by the coding sequence ATGAAATTTAATATAGCAGTAATTCCAGGAGATGGTGTAGGGCCAGAAGTTGTAGAACAAGCCAAAAAAGCTTTAGATGCAGTTGCTGAAGCTTACAACCATATTTTTATTTATAAAGAAGCACAATTAGGTGCAAATGCAATAGATGCTACAGGTGGTCCACTGCCAAAAGAAACTATTGAAATTTGTAAAAGTGCAGATGCTATATTATTTGGTGCAGTTGGAGATCCTAAATATGATAATGATCCATCAGCAAAAATTCGTCCAGAACAAGGCTTGTTAAATTTAAGAAGAGAACTAGACCTATATTGTAATGTTAGGCCTGTAAAAGCTTACGATAATTTAATTTCTAACTCTCCTTTAAAAAGAGAAGTAATTAAAAATTCTGATTTTGTAATTTACAGAGAATTAACAGGTGGAATTTATTTTGGCGAAAAAACGCTTAGTGAAGACAAACAAACTGCACATGATGTTTCTTCTTATACAGTAAAAGAAATTTCAAGAGTAACACATTTAGCATTTCAAGCAGCGCAAAAACGTAAGAAAAAACTAACCTTGGTAGATAAAGCCAATGTTTTAGAAACTTCGCGTTTATGGAGAAAAACCGTTTCAGAAATAGCTAAAGAGTATAAAGATGTAGAATTAGAATATCTTTTTGTAGACAATGCAGCTATGAAAATGATTTTAAACCCAACACATTTTGATGTTATCTTAACAGAAAACCTTTTTGGAGATATGATTTCAGATGTTGCAAGTTCACTTTGTGGCTCAATTGGTTTGTTGGCATCATCGTCAATTGGTGCAGAAAATGGCTTGTTTGAACCAATTCACGGTTCTTATTCTCAAGCAAAGGGCAAAGACATTGCAAATCCTTTAGCATCAATTTTATCAGCAGCTATGTTATTACAATATTTAGGCTTGCATGAAGAAGCAGATGCTATAGAAAGAGCAGTAGATAAATCTTTGGCTTTAGGTATCACTACTCAAGATATCAAAAGAAAAATGCAAAAATCTACAACCACTTCTAAAGTTGGTGATTTTGTTGCAGATTATATTACCAATCAAGATGATAGTAATATGAACTTCAGAAACATTCACATGGGTCAAAGTACTATTATTTAG